Proteins from a single region of Haloplanus sp. GDY1:
- a CDS encoding ketopantoate reductase family protein — translation MEILIFGAGSLGSLLGGLLAGAHDVTLVGRDPHIAAVRERGLRITGVEERDARPAATTDGRDASADLALVTVKAYDTEAAARALAAGDVSVACSLQNGMGNEEVLATHLDAPVLAGTTTCGARLAGPGHVEWLGRGSVTVGPWRPDDGVNAAERVVAAFRAAGVDAAVTTDARGLLWEKLAINAGINPVTALARVENGALAPPGDLFDLATAAGVEAARVARAAGASLSDSAVTEAIADVARDTARNRSSMHQDVAAGRRTEVDAINGYVVDRAAEEEESVPVNRTLATLIRGWEAGAEV, via the coding sequence ATGGAGATCCTGATCTTCGGCGCCGGCAGCCTCGGGAGCCTCCTGGGGGGGCTGCTGGCGGGGGCACACGACGTGACGCTCGTGGGTCGCGACCCCCACATCGCGGCGGTCAGGGAGCGGGGGCTCCGGATCACGGGCGTCGAGGAGCGCGACGCCCGGCCGGCGGCGACGACGGACGGGCGGGATGCGAGCGCGGACCTCGCGCTCGTGACGGTCAAGGCCTACGACACCGAGGCCGCGGCCCGTGCCCTCGCGGCCGGCGACGTGAGCGTCGCGTGTTCGCTCCAGAACGGCATGGGCAACGAGGAGGTCCTCGCCACCCACCTCGACGCGCCGGTCCTCGCCGGGACGACGACCTGCGGGGCGCGACTGGCCGGCCCCGGTCACGTCGAGTGGCTGGGCCGGGGGTCGGTCACGGTCGGCCCCTGGCGGCCCGACGACGGCGTCAACGCCGCCGAGCGCGTCGTCGCGGCGTTCCGCGCGGCCGGCGTCGACGCGGCGGTGACGACCGACGCGCGGGGGCTGCTCTGGGAGAAACTGGCGATCAACGCGGGAATCAACCCCGTCACGGCGCTGGCTCGGGTGGAGAACGGGGCGCTGGCGCCGCCGGGCGACCTGTTCGACCTCGCGACGGCGGCGGGCGTGGAGGCGGCGCGGGTCGCACGCGCCGCCGGCGCGTCGCTGTCGGACTCGGCGGTGACCGAGGCCATCGCGGACGTCGCCCGCGACACGGCGCGGAACCGCTCGTCGATGCACCAGGACGTGGCGGCCGGCCGCCGGACGGAGGTCGACGCGATCAACGGCTACGTGGTCGACCGGGCGGCGGAGGAGGAGGAATCGGTCCCGGTCAACCGAACGCTCGCGACGCTGATCCGGGGGTGGGAGGCCGGCGCGGAGGTCTAA
- the panB gene encoding 3-methyl-2-oxobutanoate hydroxymethyltransferase, whose protein sequence is MPTVQEIRQASADGEPLTMLTAYDAPTAGIVDAAGIDVILVGDSMGNAVLGYDSTLPVTMEEVASHTGAVARATEDALVVADMPFLSYGTTDGEGVENAGRLIKEAGANAVKIESGPHTVGLTERLVDLGIPVMAHLGLTPQRLNEVGGYTRQGTTEDEAREIRELARRHEEAGAFSLVIEHVPDDLAAEVTADLDVPVIGIGAGPETDGQVLVLTDVIGLSESTPPFAEEFGDVRGEIADAVAAYRDAVEGGEFP, encoded by the coding sequence ATGCCAACGGTACAGGAGATCCGGCAGGCGTCGGCGGACGGGGAACCGCTGACGATGCTGACGGCGTACGACGCGCCGACGGCTGGAATCGTCGACGCGGCCGGGATCGACGTGATTCTGGTCGGAGACAGCATGGGCAACGCCGTCCTCGGCTACGACTCGACGCTCCCGGTGACGATGGAGGAGGTGGCGAGTCACACGGGCGCGGTGGCCCGGGCGACCGAGGACGCGCTCGTCGTCGCCGACATGCCCTTTCTGAGCTACGGGACGACCGACGGCGAGGGGGTCGAGAACGCGGGGCGGCTGATCAAGGAGGCGGGAGCGAACGCGGTCAAGATCGAATCCGGTCCCCACACGGTCGGGCTGACCGAGCGGCTGGTCGACCTCGGGATCCCGGTGATGGCCCACCTCGGGTTGACGCCGCAGCGACTCAACGAGGTGGGCGGCTACACCCGACAGGGCACGACCGAGGACGAGGCCCGGGAGATCCGCGAACTCGCGCGGCGCCACGAGGAGGCAGGGGCGTTCTCGCTGGTGATCGAACACGTCCCCGACGACCTGGCCGCCGAGGTGACCGCGGATCTCGACGTGCCGGTGATCGGCATCGGGGCCGGCCCCGAGACGGACGGGCAGGTGCTCGTGTTGACTGACGTGATCGGGCTCTCGGAGTCGACGCCGCCCTTCGCCGAGGAGTTCGGCGACGTGCGTGGGGAGATCGCCGACGCGGTGGCGGCGTACCGCGACGCTGTCGAGGGCGGGGAGTTCCCCTAG